The Cellulophaga lytica DSM 7489 nucleotide sequence TGTTACCAATACCAGACATTTTGATGCTTTATTAAAGTCTCTAGAAGGTATAGAAAGAGTACAACTTGGTATGGATGGTGGTATCTCTGGAGATTTACTAGCTATAGACTTAAAAGATGCCCTGTACCACTTAGGTGAAATTACCGGACAGGTTTCTAATGATGAACTACTTGGTAATATTTTTGCTAATTTCTGTATTGGGAAGTAACTTACTTTCTTTTATTTGTTAACCCCTTATTATTGTTGACTTTATAGTGTTTTATCTTCTTTTATTTGTTGTTTATTTGCTCTTTTTTGATTAAATTTGTTGTATATCTGTTGCCTGAAATATAGAATTGTTGCCCATTTCTGTTGGCGAAGATATTGGCGAAATGATGCACCATAACGCACCACGTTGCACCATTACGCTACATAAAGCACCATTTATGAGCAGTAATTTATTCATTCCTAAAACTTGTAAGCATTGCGGTAATGCATTTACAGCACGTACAACAGTTACTAAATACTGTGGCGATACTTGTGCAAAAAGAGCTTATAAGGCACGCAAACGTCAAGAAAAAATTCAAGCTACTCTTACTGAAGATATGCAACAGCAAAAACAAGTTGTTGAAGTTCGCAATCCTAATGCTGTAAATAACAAAGATTTTTTAAGCGTAACAGAAGCCTCACAACTGATTGGCGTGAGTAGATGGACCATTCAAAGAATGATTCAACAAGGACGTTTAAAAGCAGTTCCTTTTGGTAGAAAGCGTATTGTGGCCAGATGGCAAATAGAAAACCTTTTTAATTAATTCCATTATGAAAGTAACATTAAGACAACGCAAGAAGAACGACAAAATAAGTCTGTATTTAGATTACTATCATAAAGGCAAACGTAAAACAGAATACTTACGCTTATACCTTACACCTAATCCTAAAACCAAAACTGAAAGAGAGGTTAATAAGAAAACCAAACAATTGGCTGAAACTATATGTGCACAGCGACAAATAGAAATTCAAAATGGTATTTATGGCTTTCAAGATATTGAAAAGCTAAAAGGTAGTTTTATTACTTATATCACAGCTTTAGCAGAAAAGAAAAATACAAGCTCTGGCAATTATGGTAATTGGAATAGTATGCTAAAACATTTAAAAAAGTTTTGTCCAACAGATGTTAGTTTTCAAGATATAGACAAATCGTTTGTTGAGCGTTTCAAAGAGTATTTAGATAAAGAAGCAATAGGTAGAGCAGGTAAGCAATTGTCTCAAAATTCAAAATATTCGTATTATGGTAAATTTTCAGCGGCATTAAAACAGGCGGTCAAGGATGGAATTTTAAAAGTAAATCCTGCAAATGGTGTAGAGTATTTTAAACAAGGAGAACCTCAACGAGAATTTTTAACGCTTGATGAATTACAAAAAGCAGTTAATACAGAATGTGAACTGCCTATCTTAAAGAATGCTTTTATTTTTTCAGCTTTAACCGGATTACGTTGGTCAGATATTGAAAAACTGATATGGTCAGAAATCCAGCACTCAAAAGAAATGGGATATTATATCCGATTTAGACAAAAGAAAACTAAAGGTGTCGAAACCTTACCAATATCAGACCAAGCAAGAAATCTATTAGGAGAAAAAGGTAATCCAGACGATAAAGTATTTGATGGCTTACATTATAGTGCCTGGTCTAATTTAAAATTACAACAATGGATGATGAAGGCAGGTATTACTAAAACTATTACGTTTCATTGTGCGCGTCATACCTACGCTACCTTACAATTAACTTTGGGTACAGACATATATACTGTATCAAAATTATTAGGTCATAAAGAGTTACGAACTACACAGATATATGCCAAAGTAATTGACGATAAAAAGAAAGAAGCTGCTAACCGTATTCAACTGGATTTATAATGAAAGGAAGTATATTTTCAAGTTTGGTTTCTATAACCAATGGCTTACATAGAGATAATAGACAGGAAAAGGATTTTAAATACTTATTGTCTGATTTTAAATTGAACCAAAAAGCTAATAACGCAGTTTTTAAAGTAAACTTTAAAAAGCCTTTAAATGCGAAAAAAGAATACTATCAAAAGCTAATAATTAATGAAACAGAAAATACAGTAGCATCATTTGTAAAGGAATTTCCGAAAAATGCAACTACACCAGAAAATAAATACAGCTATACCATTCTACTTAATAAATTTGATAAGTACTTAAATGACATTGCAACTTATATCAATAAAAGAGGTATAACAACAGATTTAAATAATGATGACAATTATATCATAAACTACTTAAAAGTATCTGTAATAAGGTTGTATGCTGAACTACAAGAGCAATACGGACAATTTTCGGAAAATACAAAATTCTCAATTTCTGAAATTGCAGAAAAATACTTTAATGATGAAACTTTTGATGTTAGCTTAATAGAAAAGAACACCACTAAAAAAGTTGCTACCAAAAAAACATCAAAAACGAAAGCAACACCCAAGACTTCTTTTGGATATAAAAGTAATGACACTTCAACTTTGCTAACTGTACTTAAACAAGTAAATCTAAAAATCGATTTGTTAGATAACCGCACAACTGTTGAACATTTGCACCAATTGTTATTAGCAAAAGATTTTGCAAATACAGAATCGCAAATTTATCTTCAATGCGAAACTACACAGTTTAGTTACCTTGTAACAAAACTTAAACCATTTTTTAATGGTTTCAATCCTACCTCAATAGAACGTTCTGGAAAATTTATTACTAAAACAGGTACGCTATTAAAGGCGAATAATCTTCACAAAAACAAAATTCACAACCCAAAAGAAAAGGAAGAAATAGATAAAATCATCCAACAACTGCAATAAAAAACAGTAAGAATAGTAAGAAACCTTACTGTTGTCTTACCCTTGTTTTACACTCTTACTAAAATCGGGAAGCCAATTTTCAACCTTTGTCCTGTTCTTGAAAACCAAGAATGACATTTGGCCAGATGTCCTCATTTATTTAAAACAAAATAAACGATGGACACAAATATCATCGAAAAGTTAGACCGCATTGAAAAACTCTTATTAGAGCAACAAACAATGCAAAAGCAAGTATTAAACTTTAATGAAACTTGCAAGTATTTAGAATTATCCCAATCGCACTTGTATAAACTCACAAGTACGGGAACCATTCCACATTATAAACCGAATGGTAAAAAGATTTATTTCCAAAGAGAAGAGTTAGACCATTGGTTACTGCGTAACCGTATGAACTCAAGAGACGAAATCGAACAGCAAGCTGCCGATTACCTTATTAAGAAAGGAGCGGTGAAGTTATGACTGAAATAATCGATTTACTCTTAACGCTCTCTCAAGAAATAAAGGACATTAAAGCACGTATCGAATTGTTACGACAATCGAGAGCAGAAGTATTAAAAGATACGTGGATAGACAATCAAGATGTATTGCAGACCTTACATATAAGTAAGCGAACGCTACAAACTTTAAGAACCAATGGCACTTTGCCTTACAGCAAAGTAAAAGGTAAATTTTACTATAAAGTTGCTGACATAGAGCAATTGCTTCAAGACAACTACTACAACCATAATTTCAAGCAAGATGGAAATAAGTAGAGAAGCAATTTTAGACAAAACACATTATGGTTTAAAAATCTATGCCTATGTGTTGAGACAGTATTATCCTAATCAAACAGTCCTTTCTGTAAAAGGAAGGGACTGTGGGATAACTCGAAACCCTTTTAATGGTGGTAAAGAAACCTTACGGATTCATATTGATGGTATTATAGCAACACATCGAGATACAGAATTAGAAGCCTTTAAAGGTGATGTATTCGATTTTGCACAATATCATTTTAGAATAACCGATGAAGAAGATTTGTACCAGAAGATAAATCAAGAGCTACATCTAAATTTAGAAGTCAAGGAAAAAGACGAATTGGAATGGCTTAATGAACCAGACGATACGTGGTATGCCAACTGTAGCTTTTTTAAAGCACCTGTTCGCAATGTGTTTCCTTCGGAAACCTTGCGATTACATCAAGTATTTGCATTAATCACAAGTAATAAATACAAAAAGATTACTGAAGAATTAAGAGCAATTACCAATGTAAAAGAAGCACGTAAATTCAAAGCGAATCGCTTTGATTACGTAACACTTTCAGGAACATTTGAAAAACGAAGCGATAACAATTTGCTAAAGCATTCTAATTTATTAACCATTGATTTTGACCATTTAGAGAATCTACAAGAGTTAAGAACACAGCTCTTAAATGATGAATATTTTGAAACCGAAATGCTATTCATATCACCATCTGGCGATGGCCTAAAATGGATTATTAGAATAGATATTTCAGAAGTATCGCATTCAGAATATTTCACAGCAGTAGCAAATTACATTAAACACAATTATAACATTGAGGTTGACCAGTCAGGTAAAGACGTTTCCAGAGCGTGTTTTTTACCATATGACCCAACAGCCTTTTTACATAAAAGACATCAAGCATTATGACTAAAATATTTAACCCAAAAGATTGGTTAGAAGTTCCTAAAGAGCCAACAAAACCAAAAAGCAACACAGCAACAACTAATGTTGTTGCTGTTGCTGATAACGACATTGAATCCTACATTTCAGCAATCGAGCAATCAGGTACAGACATAACAGGAAGTTATGCCACTTGGAGAGATTTAGGCTTTGCTTTAGCAGAAGAATACAGAGAAACAGGAAGAGATTATTTCCACCGAATAAGTAAAAATTATGCAGGTTACGATGCTAAAGAGTGTGATGCACAATTCGATAAATGCTTAAACGCAAAAGGACACGGAATTACAATTGCTACCTTTTACCATTACACACATCAGTCAGGTATAAAACCGACTAAACAACAGTATAACAACGAAGTTGCAACAAACGTTGTAACTGTTGTCGATACACCCAACCAAGCAATGCCTACAATACCAGAAACGGTATATGAGAATTTGCCACAGTTTTTACAACAAGTTGTAAACCCTGCTAATGGACAGGAAGAAAAGGACATTTTATTGTTAGGCGCATTAACAGCATTTAGTGCGTGTTTTCCTAAACTCTTCGGAATCTATGACCAACGTAAAGTATTCAGCAACTTATATTTATTTGTAACCGCACCTGCTTCTGCAGGAAAAGGAAGGCTTAACCAAATTAAAAATTTGGTAGAGCCCGTTCACAAATTAAAACGAGAACAAGCCAAAGTATTAAAGCAGCAATTTCAATCAGAAACCGCTACTTACAATATGAACAAAGGCAAAGATGAAAACTTAGAAAAACCGAGTAAACCGCCAGAGCGAATGCTATTCATTCCTGCTAACAATAGTGTAACAGGCGTATATCAATTAATTTCTGATAATAAAGGCAGAGGATTAATTTTTGAAACCGAAGGCGATACGTTAGCACAAGCCTTTAAAAGCGATTATGGTAATTATTCCGATGGTTTTCGGAAAGCCTTTCATCACGAAACTATAAGCTATTATCGCAGAACGGATAGAGAATACGTAGATATTGAAAAACCCTGTTTATCAACAGTATTATCAGGTACACCTAAACAAGTGGCGACTCTAATACCCAATGCAGAAAATGGCTTATTTAGTCGCTTTATGTTTTACTATATGAATATAAAACCAACTTGGAAAAACGTGTTTCAAAATAGCAATAAAGTAGGTTTAGATGATTACTATAACCAATTAGGTAGTGAGTTTTTAGAACTGTACAAAACGCTAAAAAACAATCCAGAGATTGAAATACGATTAACCACAACTCAACAACAGCAATTCAATACCTTTTTTGAATCCTTACAGACCAAATACATCAACCTACAACCCGAAGAGTATATTGCAACAATAAGGAGATTAGGCTTAATTGCATTTAGGGTAATGATGCTATTCACAGCATTCCGCATTATGGAAGATGGTGATGTAAATGGAACTAAAGAATGTGAGGATATAGATTTTGAGAACGCTATAACCATAATTTCAATTTTAGTGAAGCACAGTAGTAAAGTATTTAATGATTTACCAATAGAGCAGAAAGCAACAAAACGTTCAAATAGAAAAGAACGCTTTTTAGAAAGTTTACCAAAACAATTTATCAGACAAGTGTATTTAGATTTAGCTACAAAACAGAACATCCCACATAAAACCGCAGAAGGATATATTACCAAATTTGTAGAAGCAGGATTAATACACAGAGAAGCACACAATAACTACTCAAATCCTGCAAAGCCGTAGTTAAGGATTTTAAGGATTTAGGGATATGATTAAATGACTTCCTCAAATCCTTAATATCCTCATTATCTGTTAATAACTACTAATATCTTTTTCTTTTCCTTTAGTTTCCTTTACTTAAATTAGACAAAATTTGACAAGTCTAAATAATTCTATTATGGAGTTTGGAGAGTACATACGCTCATTGCGTGAAAACCGCAATTTGCTATTAAGAGAAATGGCTGCAAACCTAAATATGGACGTTGCCTATTTAAGCAAAATAGAACGAGGAAATCGGATGGCAAGACGCGAACAAGTAGTTGCATTCGCTAAAGCATTAAAACAAGACGAAAACGAATTAATTAAGCTATGGATGTCCGAACAAATTGTACTAATGCTCAAAAATGAAAAAGAGAGTACGGAAATCCTCAAAATAGCTGAAGAAAAAATTAGTAAGATTGTTAAAAAGGGTAAGGATTTAAAGTAATTTATGTTTAAAGAGAATAAATATTATGGCGAGGTATGGTTTAAATCTGCAGAGGATAATAAGTGCTTTTGTGTATTAGAGTTAATTAATGATGAAGTGCACATAACGACCAATTTGTCAGAAAGATTACCTGCCTATCAAATAGAGTTAATTTATGGGGTTTTTACAGGTTTAGGCTATTTAACTTTTGTAAACTGCAAGATTAAAAACAGTAGCAATGGAATAGTAGAGACTAAAACTTATAAGCCTAAATATACGTTTGCTTGTGCATATCATTTAATTGAACCTATAGGTTTGAAAATTAATGAATTTCAAATTGACAATTTAGCAATAGTGAGTTGGGTTAGAAAAATGCATTGGTATAATTCTTTAGAAGACAAACTTGAAAAAGAGGATGACGTAGTCCACAATACGAATATTACTGAAGACTTATCTATTAAAATCACAAAATCAACATCATATACTTCTAACCACAACTTTTTTAGAATGGACAATGTTGGATATGTCGATTTTAAATCAGAAAAAAAATTGAGTATTCTTGAGAGTATAGATTTATATAATTCATTTCAAAAATTATTTCATTTTTTATACGGTAAGTCTGTACAATTTAAAGCTTTTAATTTTAAATGTTTAAGCTGTGGTAATTGGGCTTCGTTATATTACAAGGATGATTTCAACAAAGAAAACATATCTGGTTTTATAGCGCTTGACTATGATACTATTAAAGATGATTTGTCCAATATAATTAAGCATTGGTATAACAATGAAGGCATAGGTTATTGTGCTGATATTATTATCGAAAATTTACTCTCGGTTAAAACGAGCCATAGTAGGCGATTTACAAATTCCTATACAGCTTTCGAAGCTTATAGTTTGAAATTTGGTAATAAGATTAAGAACTCATCTTTTGCCAAAGATTTATTAGAACAAAAGCAATTATTAGTCGATATAACTAATATTCCAGAAGATGATATTAAAACATATGTATCAAAGATTGTTCGTCATCGAGATTATTTAATACATCGCACTAAAACAAAAAACAATATTTTTTCACAGTTTGAACTATTGTATATATCCTTTTTATTAGATTATTTGGTTGGTTTAGGCTTGGTGAAACAAATGGAAGTTTCTGATAAAATTATTGAAAAAATAATAGAGCGTGCTAAATCTACATACCAAGATATGCAGTCTGTAAATAGACTACTAAACAAAGATTTATTAGTTGATAACAATAATAAAGTTCAACCTTCTATGTAAAATTACAATATAATTTCATTTATGCAAGAACACCTCAAAACCAACATACTAAACTTTAAATGGCCTAATAGTGCGCCTACTATTTATTTAACTTTAGAGGATATTGAAGGTAGTCATCCTATCCATAAATCTAAATTTTCAAGGCAGATAAAAGAGGTGTTTCCAGATGCAGACTTATCTAACAAAGACCAAATATTTACAACATTTACAACAGAAATACCAGATGCACCAAGCATTAAGCTAAATTTAGTAGATGGTAGAGAATTAAGAATTTATAAGCAATTCCTTAAACATAAATTAAGAAGCTATTTTAAATCGAAAGACTATATAGTAGTAAAAAACTTCGTTGGTGATGTACAAGTGTGGATGCCTTCAAAAAAAGGGAATACAGCAGACTATAACCTCTACTATAAATTTTCATTTAAGATACAGTTTGCAAAACTCACAGACTTACCAGAGTTAATTGTATCATACGATGGTACTTCAAAAGTCCTTACAACATCGGTTAAGGATATAGAGGATTCAGAGTTAATAAAACGTTGTGTATATGGTCAAAAAACGTTCAATTACCAAATGGACCTCGATACAGAGGAAAAACAAGAATTTTACAATGCTATTCAGTTTGACCAAGCATACCCAATTTTTAATTTGTCATTAGCACGAGCATTAGATATACCTATTGAGGAACCTATAAGACCAATTAATAAATATCAAAAGTACGTAGCACTTATTAATAATTTTGCAACCAACTATCTGTTTAAAGAAGATTTTAAAGTCATATTTCCATTTAAAACTGATACGTTTATAGATGTGCCAATCAATCGTATCAACCATATCGACCCACAAGTAGGTTTATTGGAATTTGGTAAAGACCAATACGGTAACAAGAAAACCCATTTAGTGCCTAAAAAGGCAATGAATATCCTAAACCCTTACAGACGTCCAAACAATCAAAATATCAAGATATTTTTCATTTGCCATACTTCTCATAAAGATTCGGTATTGTCTTTCTATCAAAATTTAAAGGAAGGTGTAAATACAGAAAAGAATTATTATAAAGGATTAGAAGCCTATGTGAACATTAAAGCATCATCATCCAAAGAACACTTCATTGAATTTACCAACGAAAACGACCCAATACCAGAAATAGTTGAAAAGTTAGAGAGTTTAACCTTCGACCACGATAATGTGCTTTACGCAGCTTTTTATTTAAGTCCTTTCGATAAGTTCACACAAAATCCCGAAGACCGCGAAATCTATATTCAAATCAAAGAACTGTTTTTAAATGAAGGCATTGTTACACAAGTGGTAGATTATGAAAAAATGGTGGTCAATATCGAGAATCAATACAACTTCCAATTTTCATTGCAAAATATGGCGTTAGCTATTCACGCCAAATTAGGTGGCGCACCTTGGAAACTTGCAGTAACCGATAAAAAAGAATTAGTAATAGGTGTTGGTGCATTTACCAATCAAGGCGAAAACAGACGTTATATAGCAAGTGCCTTTAGTTTTCAAAACAATGGCTTATTTAGAAAGTTCGAATATTTTGACCAAAGCGAAACAGACCTATTGGCAGGAAGTATATGTAAAGCCATTAGAGATTTTACATCGGTTGCAGAAGCAGATAAAGTAGTCATTCACTTCTATAAGGAAATGAGTTACGAGGAACTAAAACCAATTATTAGAGGGATGCATACATTAGGGTTAAAAATTCCGCTCTACATTCTAAATATCAATAAAACAGAAGCAGAAGATATTATTGCTTACGACCTTAATTGGAACAAAAAGTTAATGCCTGTAAGTGGTACATACATACGTATTAGCGAAAATCATTTTTTGTTGTTTAATAATGCACGTTACCCTAATTCACAGCGGTATGCAGATACAGATGGTTATCCGTTCCCAATAAAAATTAAGGTAAGCAGTCCAGATGAAGATGCTTTTGAAGATGCAGATGTAGTGTTAGAATTATTAACACAAGTGTATCAGTTTAGCAGATTATATTGGAAATCGCTTCGACAACAAAATGTACCAATCACAATAAAATATCCAGAAATGGTAGCACAAATAGCACCACATTTTAATAATGGCGTTCCAGACGATGCTAAAGATGCTCTATGGTTTTTGTAATTTACCAATCAATTTATTTGCAACACCATTGCATTCAATAATTTGTATATTTGTATAAATTATATGAAAATATTTGTTTCCATATCAATGTCTATTTTATTCTTTTTTCAAGGGATAAGCATAGATATGGACTTTTGTGGTCCAATTAAAGAAATTTCAAATGTAATTACCCATTATCAAGACCATAAAGTTTATGGAGACTCTTTCTTTGAATATGTAGTTGAAGATTACATTGAGAGCGATGCTAAAAATGAAGAGCATCATCATAACCCAGATAAGGAGAATACACCAGTCCATTCCCATAATCAATGTTGTCACCCTTTGGTATTAATTATTGCGAACAATAATTTGGCTTTAACCAATCTATTAAAGTTTGAAGAGAAAAAACAATATAATTTACATAAAGTAAACTTCACTTCCAGATATTTGGAATCACTTTTCCAGCCACCTAAAGTATAATTCAGTTTTTTAATGGATAGCTATATCCAATTTTGAGCCTAAAGGGTTCATTTCATTTTGTGTAATTCTATTTTCTTATATCAGAATTGTATCGAATAGTTTAACTGAATTAATACATTTTCTATGATTAATAAAATCATTGATTTTTCAATCAATAACAAATTCATTATTGGTTTGCTTACGCTTACCATAATCGGAACAGGTATTTGGAGTATGACCAAAGTGCCAATAGATGCTGTTCCAGATATTACCAATAACCAAGTACAGGTTATTACACAATCCCCCAATTTAGGTACTGAAGATATTGAGCAAATTGTTACTTATCCAATTGAAGTGGCAATGAGCAATCTTCCTGATGTTCAGGAAATAAGGTCAATTTCTCGTTTTGGCTTATCTGTGGTTACTATTGTATTCGATGATGATATGGGAACCTATCTGCCTCGACAATTAGTAGCTGAAAAACTAAACGAAGTCAAAGAGCAAATTCCTGCTGGTTTTGGCGAACCTACTATGGGACCAATTTCAACAGGATTGGGAGAAATTTACCAATACACCTTAAAAGTAGCACCAGAGTACAAAGACAAATATACCATCACAGATTTACGCTCAATGCAAGATTGGATTGTACAGCGTCAAATGGCTATGGTTGAAGGTGTAGTTGAAGTAAACGCCATAGGTGGTAAGATTAAACAATACGAAGTAGCGGTTGACCCAAACGATTTAAACGCTATTGGTTTAACCATTACAGATGTGTTTAATGCGCTTGAAGCCAATAATCAAAACACAGGTGGTGCGTATATCGAAAAAAACCATCAGGCTAATTTTATTCGCGGTGAAGGCTTGGTGCGAAGTTTAGAGGACATTAAAAAAATCACAGTCAAGAATATTAATAATATTCCCGTAACTATAGGAGATATTGCTACAGTACAATTTGGTTCTGCAATACGCTATGGTGCATTAACTCAAGATGGAGAAGGAGAAGTTGTTGGTGGTTTGGTAATGATGTTAAAAGGTGCTAATTCTAATGATGTTATCGCCAATGTAAAAGAGCGAATGACTCAAATTGAAAAGTCGTTACCAGAAGGCGTAATTATTGAACCATTATTAGACCGAAGTAAATTAATTGGCGAAACAACTTCTACAGTAACAACTAATCTTATTGAAGGTGCATTAATCGTCATTTTTGTGTTGGTCTTTTTATTAGGTAATTGGCGAGGAGGTTTAATAGTTGCCTCTACTATTCCATTATCCTTATTATTTGCTTTTATTTTAATGAATGTTTTTGATGTTTGGGTAAACCTAATGAGTTTAGGAGCAATTGATTTCGGAATCATTGTAGATGGTGCTGTAATTATTGTTGAAAGCACTGTTTTTCTTATAGCATCACAAGTTTTGAAAAAGAAACAACTTACATCTAAAGAAAGAGATAAAGTTTCTTCTAATGCTTCAAAAAAGATGATGAATGCTGCCTTCTTCGGTCAGTTGATTATCCTTATCGTTTTTCTACCCATTTTAGCCTTACAAGGTATTGAAGGAAAGATGTTTAAACCAATGGCTTTGACCTTTATTTTTGCTATGATTGGTGCAATGGTACTTTGTTTAACCTATGTGCCAATGATGTCAGCTTTAATATTAAGAGCACCTAAAAACGATAAAAAATCTTATGGAGATAGATTTGTGCATTGGGTTGAAGATAAATACCAACCTTTATTGGTTAGAGCCTTGCGAAAAGGGAAATGGGTAATTGGTATTGCAGTTGTGTTGTTCGGAATAACCGTTTTTATGTTTTCAAGAATGGGTGGCGAGTTCATTCCGCAACTCGATGAAGGTGATATTGCATTTCACGCTATTTTAAAACCAGGTAGTTCACTTACAGAAACTATTGAAACTACTACCAAAATAGAACAAATAGTAAAAGCAAAATTTCCAGAAGTTGATAAAATTGTGAGTCGTATTGGTGTTGCCGAAATTCCAACCGACCCGATGCCTATGGATATTGCCGATGTTTTTGTAATTCTGAAACCTAAAAGTGAATGGACTACTATAGAATCAAAAGATGAATTGATTGAAGCAATGAAAGAAGCAGTTGAAATGGTTCCTGGTGTTAATTATGAGTTTACACAACCTATTGAAATGCGTTTTAACGAGTTATTAGAAGGTGTTCGTGAAGATATTGCTATAAAACTTTATGGTGAAGACATTGATATTCTATCTCAAAAAGCCGAAGAAATATCTAAAATTATCGCAGGTACTGAAGGTATTGGTGATATGAAAGCGGAAGCCACAACAGGTTTGCCACAAATGACAATCAATTACAACAGGAATAAATTGGCGCAATATGGTCTTCAAATAAATACGCTTAATCAAACCGTACAATCTGCATTTGCAGGTGGTACAGCAGGTGTAATTTTTGAAGGTGAAAAACGCTTCGATTTAGTAGTACGATTAAGCGATCAAAACCGTAAGGATATTTCAGATGTTCAAAACCTGTATATCAATTTACCTTCGGGTGCTCAAATTCCTTTACGTGAAATTGCAGATGTAAGCTATAAAGCAGGACCAATGCAAATCAGTAGAGATAACACCAATAGAAGAACCTATGTAGGTGTTAATGTTAGAGGACGTGATGTAAAATCGTTAGTAACTGAAATTAAATCAAAATTAGATGCACAATTAGAATTACCATCAGGTTATTTTATTCGTTATG carries:
- a CDS encoding BT4734/BF3469 family protein; its protein translation is MEISREAILDKTHYGLKIYAYVLRQYYPNQTVLSVKGRDCGITRNPFNGGKETLRIHIDGIIATHRDTELEAFKGDVFDFAQYHFRITDEEDLYQKINQELHLNLEVKEKDELEWLNEPDDTWYANCSFFKAPVRNVFPSETLRLHQVFALITSNKYKKITEELRAITNVKEARKFKANRFDYVTLSGTFEKRSDNNLLKHSNLLTIDFDHLENLQELRTQLLNDEYFETEMLFISPSGDGLKWIIRIDISEVSHSEYFTAVANYIKHNYNIEVDQSGKDVSRACFLPYDPTAFLHKRHQAL
- a CDS encoding helix-turn-helix domain-containing protein, translated to MEFGEYIRSLRENRNLLLREMAANLNMDVAYLSKIERGNRMARREQVVAFAKALKQDENELIKLWMSEQIVLMLKNEKESTEILKIAEEKISKIVKKGKDLK
- a CDS encoding site-specific integrase; its protein translation is MKVTLRQRKKNDKISLYLDYYHKGKRKTEYLRLYLTPNPKTKTEREVNKKTKQLAETICAQRQIEIQNGIYGFQDIEKLKGSFITYITALAEKKNTSSGNYGNWNSMLKHLKKFCPTDVSFQDIDKSFVERFKEYLDKEAIGRAGKQLSQNSKYSYYGKFSAALKQAVKDGILKVNPANGVEYFKQGEPQREFLTLDELQKAVNTECELPILKNAFIFSALTGLRWSDIEKLIWSEIQHSKEMGYYIRFRQKKTKGVETLPISDQARNLLGEKGNPDDKVFDGLHYSAWSNLKLQQWMMKAGITKTITFHCARHTYATLQLTLGTDIYTVSKLLGHKELRTTQIYAKVIDDKKKEAANRIQLDL
- a CDS encoding DUF3987 domain-containing protein, which encodes MTKIFNPKDWLEVPKEPTKPKSNTATTNVVAVADNDIESYISAIEQSGTDITGSYATWRDLGFALAEEYRETGRDYFHRISKNYAGYDAKECDAQFDKCLNAKGHGITIATFYHYTHQSGIKPTKQQYNNEVATNVVTVVDTPNQAMPTIPETVYENLPQFLQQVVNPANGQEEKDILLLGALTAFSACFPKLFGIYDQRKVFSNLYLFVTAPASAGKGRLNQIKNLVEPVHKLKREQAKVLKQQFQSETATYNMNKGKDENLEKPSKPPERMLFIPANNSVTGVYQLISDNKGRGLIFETEGDTLAQAFKSDYGNYSDGFRKAFHHETISYYRRTDREYVDIEKPCLSTVLSGTPKQVATLIPNAENGLFSRFMFYYMNIKPTWKNVFQNSNKVGLDDYYNQLGSEFLELYKTLKNNPEIEIRLTTTQQQQFNTFFESLQTKYINLQPEEYIATIRRLGLIAFRVMMLFTAFRIMEDGDVNGTKECEDIDFENAITIISILVKHSSKVFNDLPIEQKATKRSNRKERFLESLPKQFIRQVYLDLATKQNIPHKTAEGYITKFVEAGLIHREAHNNYSNPAKP
- a CDS encoding DUF6617 family protein — its product is MKGSIFSSLVSITNGLHRDNRQEKDFKYLLSDFKLNQKANNAVFKVNFKKPLNAKKEYYQKLIINETENTVASFVKEFPKNATTPENKYSYTILLNKFDKYLNDIATYINKRGITTDLNNDDNYIINYLKVSVIRLYAELQEQYGQFSENTKFSISEIAEKYFNDETFDVSLIEKNTTKKVATKKTSKTKATPKTSFGYKSNDTSTLLTVLKQVNLKIDLLDNRTTVEHLHQLLLAKDFANTESQIYLQCETTQFSYLVTKLKPFFNGFNPTSIERSGKFITKTGTLLKANNLHKNKIHNPKEKEEIDKIIQQLQ
- a CDS encoding helix-turn-helix domain-containing protein, translated to MDTNIIEKLDRIEKLLLEQQTMQKQVLNFNETCKYLELSQSHLYKLTSTGTIPHYKPNGKKIYFQREELDHWLLRNRMNSRDEIEQQAADYLIKKGAVKL
- a CDS encoding helix-turn-helix domain-containing protein — encoded protein: MLRQSRAEVLKDTWIDNQDVLQTLHISKRTLQTLRTNGTLPYSKVKGKFYYKVADIEQLLQDNYYNHNFKQDGNK
- a CDS encoding helix-turn-helix domain-containing protein; translation: MPISVGEDIGEMMHHNAPRCTITLHKAPFMSSNLFIPKTCKHCGNAFTARTTVTKYCGDTCAKRAYKARKRQEKIQATLTEDMQQQKQVVEVRNPNAVNNKDFLSVTEASQLIGVSRWTIQRMIQQGRLKAVPFGRKRIVARWQIENLFN